Proteins from one Paraburkholderia acidisoli genomic window:
- a CDS encoding NAD(P)/FAD-dependent oxidoreductase, with product MSPSAELKAQARVSADAPQRPQGATKAPGAPRALSVQEALSRTRFFPYWLDNPAEPPTEPKLTADVSADLLIVGGGFTGLWTAVQAKEQMPHLNVVLIEAGRVAHGASGRAGGIISTSVMHGLPNAVRVFPNDIAQLEAFGHHNLDGFEETLKRYDIDADIEWNGEMTVAVDPEHVEHLRADYDLHTQYGHNVALLDAKATREQLDSPLFAGALWSRNRSGIVHPAKLAWGLKRAALSLGVKLYEHTPLTEVADEGSTVHVKTPEGSVRAPRVVFGSGTAKVGIPDINRRVLQVRDHVLATEPLTEEQLARIGWKNRQGIYDTRTQLNYFRLTKNNNIIFGGLVSYHFDGDPNPPQDQQAETYYRLAQAFYRTFPQLADVRFSHAWGGPIDYCSRGSVFAKRYLGDKAVFVAGYTGFGVAASRFGAFMGLNILFDRESPERELDIAKLSPTYIPPEPVRWLAAKVTFHAFDGADAEGGWKRAWIKGIKAMGFPM from the coding sequence ATGAGTCCCTCCGCCGAACTGAAAGCGCAAGCGCGCGTGAGCGCCGATGCGCCGCAACGGCCGCAAGGCGCCACGAAAGCCCCGGGCGCGCCGCGCGCATTGAGCGTACAGGAAGCGCTGTCGCGCACGCGATTCTTTCCGTACTGGCTCGACAATCCCGCCGAGCCGCCGACCGAGCCCAAACTCACTGCCGATGTGAGCGCGGACCTTCTGATCGTGGGCGGCGGCTTCACGGGCCTGTGGACGGCGGTGCAGGCCAAGGAGCAGATGCCGCATCTGAACGTGGTGCTGATCGAAGCGGGCCGGGTGGCGCATGGTGCGTCGGGCCGCGCGGGCGGCATCATTTCGACTTCGGTGATGCATGGCTTGCCGAATGCCGTGCGGGTCTTTCCGAACGACATCGCGCAACTCGAAGCCTTTGGTCATCACAATCTCGACGGTTTCGAGGAAACGCTGAAGCGCTACGACATCGACGCCGATATCGAATGGAACGGCGAAATGACCGTCGCCGTCGATCCCGAGCACGTCGAACATTTGCGCGCCGACTACGATCTGCACACGCAATACGGTCACAACGTGGCGTTGCTCGACGCCAAAGCCACGCGCGAACAACTCGACTCACCCTTGTTCGCGGGCGCGTTGTGGTCGCGCAATCGCAGCGGCATCGTGCATCCGGCCAAGCTCGCGTGGGGACTCAAGCGCGCGGCGCTCTCGCTGGGCGTGAAGCTCTACGAACACACGCCGCTCACCGAAGTCGCCGACGAAGGCAGCACGGTCCATGTGAAGACACCCGAAGGCAGCGTGCGCGCGCCGCGTGTGGTGTTCGGCAGTGGCACCGCGAAAGTGGGCATTCCCGACATCAACCGTCGTGTGTTGCAGGTGCGCGATCACGTGCTCGCCACGGAACCGCTCACGGAAGAACAACTCGCGCGCATCGGCTGGAAAAACCGCCAGGGCATTTACGATACGCGCACGCAGCTCAATTACTTCCGCCTCACGAAGAACAACAACATCATCTTCGGCGGTCTGGTGAGTTATCACTTCGACGGCGACCCCAACCCGCCGCAGGACCAGCAGGCGGAAACTTACTATCGCCTCGCGCAGGCCTTTTATCGTACGTTTCCGCAACTCGCCGACGTGCGTTTCTCGCACGCCTGGGGCGGACCGATCGATTACTGCTCGCGCGGGTCGGTGTTCGCAAAACGCTACCTCGGCGATAAAGCGGTATTCGTCGCGGGCTATACGGGATTCGGCGTGGCCGCGAGCCGCTTCGGCGCATTCATGGGCCTCAATATCCTGTTCGATCGGGAGAGTCCCGAGCGCGAACTCGATATCGCAAAGCTGAGCCCCACGTATATTCCGCCCGAACCGGTGCGCTGGCTGGCCGCGAAAGTCACGTTCCATGCCTTCGACGGCGCCGACGCCGAAGGTGGCTGGAAGCGCGCCTGGATCAAAGGCATCAAGGCCATGGGTTTCCCGATGTGA
- a CDS encoding cupin domain-containing protein, with protein MSKLIQDIVPLGAGIGEFTKLEYGMDESDWRASAGKNNNYVVGWWEGKVGAVDFPATTADEAVWLVEGKIALTDAQGARKEFSAGEGYLLPAGFAGRWETLEDAKKFYVVLEQA; from the coding sequence ATGAGCAAACTGATTCAGGACATCGTGCCGCTCGGCGCGGGCATCGGCGAATTCACCAAGCTGGAATACGGCATGGACGAAAGCGATTGGCGCGCGAGCGCCGGCAAGAATAACAACTACGTGGTTGGCTGGTGGGAAGGCAAGGTCGGCGCGGTGGATTTCCCCGCAACGACCGCCGACGAAGCCGTGTGGCTCGTGGAAGGCAAGATCGCACTCACCGACGCCCAAGGCGCGCGCAAGGAATTCAGCGCAGGCGAAGGTTACTTGCTGCCGGCCGGTTTTGCGGGCCGTTGGGAAACGCTCGAAGACGCGAAGAAGTTTTACGTCGTGCTCGAACAGGCCTGA
- a CDS encoding helix-turn-helix transcriptional regulator codes for MLLNVPPLNREHPNFPLSFKTLGNLIEAVGTPDFVPRLTLLVNEVVPVNVVHIERSRVDSTMPTGFRCEWIGSGGVGMDNGEISDVMTLYYDRFYESDPLFAGIRGKIGTMLVVRDIGAMPPNEFRQRLFDEARIAHECVLARGTRHAQDSIALERGLREPAFSLAEMNRFRGISEFLFPLLELHASTSAARRIAHAAPFMHPLAQFDARIATDNVRLSRREYELCTHLISGKTIPETAQILDVRLGTAESYVKRAFAKLGVRTKRELIAWGTAAR; via the coding sequence ATGCTGCTCAACGTACCCCCGCTCAACCGCGAACACCCCAATTTTCCGCTTTCGTTTAAAACACTCGGCAATCTGATCGAGGCCGTCGGCACGCCCGATTTCGTGCCGCGACTCACGCTGCTCGTGAACGAAGTGGTGCCCGTCAACGTCGTGCACATCGAGCGTTCGCGCGTGGACAGCACGATGCCCACAGGCTTTCGTTGCGAGTGGATCGGCAGCGGCGGCGTTGGCATGGACAATGGCGAAATCTCCGACGTCATGACGCTCTATTACGATCGCTTTTACGAAAGCGATCCGTTGTTCGCCGGAATTCGGGGCAAGATCGGTACGATGCTGGTCGTGCGCGATATCGGGGCCATGCCGCCCAATGAGTTTCGTCAGCGTTTATTCGACGAAGCGCGCATTGCGCACGAATGCGTTCTGGCGCGCGGCACACGGCACGCACAAGATTCCATCGCACTCGAACGCGGCTTGCGCGAACCGGCGTTTTCACTCGCGGAAATGAACCGTTTTCGCGGCATCAGTGAGTTTCTGTTTCCGCTGCTCGAATTGCATGCGTCCACGAGCGCCGCGCGCCGCATTGCGCACGCGGCGCCGTTCATGCATCCGCTCGCGCAATTCGACGCGCGTATCGCCACCGACAATGTGCGTCTCTCGCGCCGCGAATACGAACTCTGCACGCACCTCATTTCCGGAAAAACGATTCCGGAAACCGCGCAGATTCTCGACGTGCGCCTAGGCACGGCCGAATCCTACGTGAAGCGCGCATTTGCCAAACTCGGCGTGCGGACCAAGCGCGAACTGATCGCTTGGGGCACGGCGGCGCGATAG
- the speB gene encoding agmatinase, giving the protein MERQLNQPMGGNDMPRFGGIATMMRLPQAETTEGLDVCFVGVPLDIGTSNRSGTRFGPRQIRSESVLLRPYNMATRAAPFDSLQVADIGDVATNPYDLKDSIRLIESAYDRIVETGCRPITLGGDHTIAWPILRALHKKYGKVAVVHIDAHADVNDTMFGGKIAHGTPFRRAVEDGLLQCDKVTQIGLRGTGYHADDFDWCRQQGFTVVQAEECWNRSLKPLMEDVRARVGDTPVYLSFDIDGLDPAFAPGTGTPEVGGLTVQQGLEIVRGMKGLNVVGADLVEVSPPYDQAGTTALVGANLAFEMLCIMPGVAYR; this is encoded by the coding sequence ATGGAGCGCCAACTCAATCAGCCCATGGGCGGCAACGACATGCCGCGGTTCGGTGGCATTGCCACGATGATGCGCCTGCCGCAAGCCGAAACGACGGAAGGACTCGACGTATGCTTCGTCGGCGTGCCGCTCGACATCGGCACCTCGAACCGTTCGGGCACGCGCTTCGGGCCGCGCCAGATTCGCAGCGAATCCGTGCTGCTGCGCCCGTACAACATGGCCACGCGTGCCGCGCCGTTCGACTCGCTGCAAGTTGCCGATATCGGCGACGTGGCGACCAATCCCTATGACCTGAAGGACTCGATTCGCCTGATCGAAAGCGCGTACGACCGCATCGTCGAAACGGGCTGCCGCCCGATCACGCTCGGCGGCGACCACACGATCGCGTGGCCGATCCTGCGCGCGCTGCACAAGAAGTACGGCAAGGTCGCGGTCGTGCATATCGACGCGCACGCCGACGTCAACGACACCATGTTCGGCGGGAAAATCGCGCATGGCACGCCGTTTCGCCGCGCGGTGGAAGACGGTCTGCTCCAGTGCGACAAGGTCACGCAAATCGGTTTGCGCGGCACCGGTTACCACGCCGACGACTTCGACTGGTGCCGCCAGCAAGGCTTCACGGTCGTGCAGGCCGAGGAATGCTGGAACCGCTCGCTCAAGCCGCTCATGGAAGACGTGCGCGCGCGCGTGGGCGACACGCCCGTGTACCTGAGCTTCGATATCGACGGTCTCGATCCTGCCTTCGCGCCTGGCACGGGCACGCCCGAAGTGGGTGGCCTCACCGTGCAGCAAGGGCTCGAAATCGTGCGCGGCATGAAGGGCCTCAACGTCGTGGGCGCCGATCTCGTGGAAGTCTCGCCGCCTTACGACCAGGCGGGCACAACGGCTTTGGTGGGCGCGAACCTCGCGTTCGAAATGCTCTGCATCATGCCGGGCGTGGCCTACCGCTAA
- a CDS encoding aldehyde dehydrogenase family protein encodes MATIPERHSDNAFVLPAATVAGATIRATNAQACSPICNAASGETIGWQEHASEAVVDRAVHAARDALIAWRHTTPGARGKLLRKIAELLDADRTRLAAMQMRVSGKPPFEADLDVSDAVATFNYYAGLCENAALFAAETVQVPDDALLAQRTHEPVGVAALIVPWNFPMVTTAWKLAPALAAGCTVVLKPSELTSPTEHMLVDIVSEAGVPDGVVNVVNGGGEVGAWLAAHPLVDKVSFTGSTAVGRKVMQTAAQDMKRVTLELGGKSALIVRADADVAHAVSLAVGGAFANAGQMCSATARILVHDDLYRKFMAAFETAVRALVVAPPHGENTAMGPLVSAAQHARVTALVAQGVAEGAQIAFTGTLDTGCRDGFFMAPVVIAEPAASNVLWTDEVFGPVACVKSFRSDDEAITLANGTRYGLVATVVTQDTNAARRYKAQLRAGLVWVNTPQLIFPQVCWGGLGLSGLGRELGLAGLRSYQELRHTVEARA; translated from the coding sequence ATGGCCACGATTCCCGAACGACACAGCGACAACGCATTCGTGCTGCCCGCCGCAACCGTTGCGGGCGCAACGATACGCGCCACGAACGCGCAAGCCTGCTCGCCCATTTGCAACGCCGCGAGCGGCGAGACAATCGGCTGGCAGGAACATGCGAGCGAAGCCGTCGTCGATCGCGCCGTGCACGCCGCACGCGACGCGCTCATCGCATGGCGTCACACCACGCCCGGCGCGCGCGGCAAGCTGCTGCGCAAGATCGCCGAACTGCTGGACGCCGATCGCACGCGCCTCGCGGCCATGCAGATGCGCGTGAGCGGCAAGCCGCCGTTCGAAGCCGATCTCGACGTGAGCGACGCCGTCGCCACGTTCAACTACTACGCGGGGCTGTGCGAGAACGCGGCGCTGTTCGCGGCCGAAACCGTGCAGGTCCCCGACGACGCCCTGCTCGCGCAACGCACGCACGAACCCGTGGGCGTGGCCGCCCTGATCGTGCCGTGGAACTTCCCCATGGTCACCACCGCGTGGAAACTCGCGCCGGCGTTGGCGGCCGGTTGCACCGTCGTGCTCAAGCCCTCCGAACTCACTTCGCCGACCGAACACATGCTCGTCGATATCGTGAGCGAGGCGGGCGTACCCGATGGCGTCGTGAACGTGGTGAACGGCGGCGGCGAAGTGGGCGCGTGGCTCGCGGCGCATCCGCTCGTCGACAAGGTCTCGTTCACGGGCAGCACCGCCGTGGGCCGCAAGGTGATGCAAACGGCCGCGCAGGACATGAAACGCGTCACGCTAGAACTGGGCGGCAAGTCGGCGTTGATCGTGCGCGCGGACGCCGACGTGGCGCACGCCGTTTCGCTCGCGGTGGGCGGCGCGTTCGCAAACGCGGGCCAAATGTGCTCGGCCACGGCGCGCATTCTCGTGCACGACGATCTGTATCGCAAGTTCATGGCCGCGTTCGAAACGGCCGTGCGCGCGCTCGTGGTCGCGCCGCCGCACGGCGAAAACACCGCCATGGGTCCGCTCGTGAGTGCCGCCCAGCATGCGCGCGTGACGGCGCTCGTCGCGCAAGGCGTGGCGGAGGGCGCGCAAATCGCCTTCACGGGTACGCTCGATACGGGCTGTAGGGATGGCTTTTTCATGGCGCCCGTGGTGATCGCCGAACCCGCGGCCAGCAACGTGCTGTGGACCGACGAAGTATTCGGTCCAGTAGCCTGCGTGAAATCGTTTCGTTCGGATGACGAAGCCATTACCCTGGCCAACGGCACGCGCTATGGCCTGGTCGCGACCGTCGTCACGCAAGACACGAACGCGGCGCGCCGTTACAAGGCGCAATTGCGCGCGGGCCTCGTGTGGGTCAACACGCCTCAACTGATCTTTCCGCAGGTCTGCTGGGGCGGACTCGGGTTGAGCGGCCTCGGTCGCGAGTTGGGCTTAGCCGGCCTGCGCAGCTACCAGGAATTGCGCCACACCGTGGAAGCGCGCGCCTGA
- a CDS encoding DUF2946 domain-containing protein, translating to MRRIHLTLGSLLGTLALLMATLAPVVSHWIAQTSPSMHAASPCGMPSMQGDMHAAPGHTHGKPDHADLHASGGMDDCGYCSFFAHLPAVTGVPVPLFVVARLVQSRIATRFESVRLAESASHAHARAPPLS from the coding sequence GTGCGCCGAATCCATCTCACGCTGGGCAGCCTGTTGGGAACGCTTGCGCTCCTCATGGCCACGCTCGCGCCCGTGGTTTCGCACTGGATCGCGCAGACTTCGCCGTCCATGCATGCCGCTTCGCCATGCGGCATGCCTTCCATGCAAGGCGACATGCACGCGGCCCCGGGCCACACGCATGGCAAGCCGGATCACGCCGATCTGCACGCCTCGGGCGGCATGGACGACTGCGGCTATTGCAGCTTTTTCGCGCACCTGCCGGCCGTGACCGGCGTTCCCGTGCCGCTTTTCGTGGTTGCGCGGCTCGTGCAGTCGCGCATCGCCACCCGCTTCGAAAGCGTGCGTCTCGCCGAATCCGCGAGTCATGCGCACGCTCGCGCCCCACCGTTGTCCTGA
- a CDS encoding copper resistance protein CopC, which translates to MKLAFLRTAVASCALLAAQFAWAHAYPTHQEPAAGATAPTSVNAVVIDFDDGLEPAFSSIDVTDAQGKSVIREKAKVDAQNSKRMSVALNALTPGKYSVVWIAVAADGHRTTGHYAFNVK; encoded by the coding sequence ATGAAACTCGCATTCCTTCGCACCGCCGTGGCATCCTGCGCGTTGCTCGCGGCGCAATTCGCCTGGGCGCATGCCTATCCCACGCATCAGGAGCCGGCGGCAGGCGCGACCGCGCCCACGAGCGTGAATGCCGTGGTGATCGATTTCGACGACGGACTCGAGCCCGCGTTCAGCTCGATCGACGTCACCGACGCGCAAGGCAAGTCGGTGATCCGCGAAAAGGCCAAGGTGGACGCGCAGAATAGCAAGCGCATGTCGGTCGCGCTCAACGCGCTTACGCCGGGCAAGTATTCGGTGGTGTGGATTGCCGTGGCCGCCGACGGTCACCGCACGACGGGGCACTACGCGTTCAATGTGAAATAA